Proteins from one Thermodesulfobacteriota bacterium genomic window:
- a CDS encoding DUF3450 domain-containing protein, protein MILKRMIAAGIIGLVICCWSPEGMAEDFAARLQAPIDQAIDTRISTQKEMDLWEQERIRLTERYDQLQREQADLTDRLTQLQKEIADRQSLALSLETQINEARAMAAEIEPFLASVYPRIRQEVEADLPFLSAERKDRLDHLKQVLDDPEVSVSEKFRKTMETLLVEAAYGNTSDVYQEQLRLEGDERMFSVLRVGRVALFCLSPDQNLAGYYSVAEGTWRPLPGRWCRDLQAAIDMAEKRRPADLVKLPLGKLAGREGNPHE, encoded by the coding sequence ATGATACTGAAAAGAATGATTGCGGCAGGTATCATCGGCCTTGTTATATGCTGCTGGTCGCCGGAAGGGATGGCCGAGGATTTTGCCGCCCGGCTTCAGGCGCCCATCGACCAGGCCATCGATACCCGCATCAGCACCCAGAAGGAGATGGATCTGTGGGAGCAGGAGCGGATCCGGCTGACCGAAAGATACGACCAGCTGCAACGGGAGCAGGCGGATCTGACCGACCGACTGACGCAGTTGCAAAAGGAAATCGCCGACCGCCAGTCCCTGGCCCTGTCCCTGGAAACGCAGATTAACGAAGCCAGGGCCATGGCCGCCGAGATCGAACCGTTTCTGGCCTCCGTTTATCCCCGCATCCGGCAGGAGGTGGAAGCCGATCTGCCGTTTCTGTCGGCGGAAAGAAAGGATCGCCTGGATCATCTCAAACAGGTGCTGGATGATCCGGAGGTGAGCGTCAGCGAAAAATTCCGGAAAACAATGGAGACCCTTCTGGTGGAAGCCGCTTACGGCAACACCTCCGACGTTTACCAGGAGCAGCTCCGGCTGGAGGGCGATGAGCGCATGTTCTCCGTGCTGCGGGTCGGGCGGGTGGCGCTGTTCTGCCTCTCGCCGGACCAGAACCTGGCCGGTTATTACAGTGTCGCCGAAGGGACGTGGCGGCCCCTGCCGGGCCGCTGGTGCCGGGACCTGCAAGCCGCCATCGACATGGCGGAAAAACGCCGGCCCGCGGATCTGGTCAAACTCCCCCTGGGGAAACTGGCCGGACGGGAGGGCAACCCGCATGAATAA
- the radA gene encoding DNA repair protein RadA, translated as MKNTKTVFCCQNCGHQSPKWLGRCPECESWGTFVEEAVGISVGKTAPVMAGRAAKPVPLGEVTIGDEQRRKTGISEFDRALGGGIVAGSLILIGGDPGIGKSTLMLQAAQRLVEAGHKVLYVSGEESLKQLKMRSERLGGSRAADILAVAETSIETVVATADALRPDALIIDSIQTMASPDFSSAPGSVGQVREATMRLMVMAKQTGVPVFLIGHVTKDGSIAGPRTMEHMVDTVLYFEGDKNQVFRILRAVKNRFGSTNEIGVFEMKTAGLDEVANPSAVFLSEKPENSPGSVVSASMEGTRPILVELQALASRSGLGMPRRTILGLDQNRVALLVAVMEKKLGMELMGYDVFMNVAGGVKISEPAVDLGIIAAVASSFLDRPIKPGTVVLGEVGLTGEVRAINHIETRVAEVKKMGFNSCLLPYSNVKRMHNEKQITITGVKTISDAIEALF; from the coding sequence ATGAAAAATACAAAGACCGTCTTCTGCTGTCAAAACTGCGGGCACCAGTCGCCCAAATGGCTGGGGCGGTGCCCGGAGTGCGAAAGCTGGGGCACCTTCGTGGAAGAAGCGGTGGGGATCTCCGTCGGGAAAACCGCGCCGGTCATGGCCGGACGGGCCGCCAAACCGGTGCCCCTGGGAGAGGTGACCATCGGCGACGAGCAGCGGCGGAAAACGGGCATCAGCGAATTTGACCGGGCCCTGGGCGGCGGCATCGTAGCCGGCTCGCTGATCCTGATCGGCGGCGACCCCGGCATCGGCAAATCCACCCTCATGCTCCAGGCGGCCCAACGGCTGGTGGAAGCCGGTCACAAGGTGCTGTACGTCTCCGGCGAGGAGTCGTTAAAACAGCTGAAAATGAGGAGCGAACGGCTGGGCGGCAGCCGCGCCGCCGACATCCTGGCGGTGGCGGAGACCAGCATCGAGACGGTGGTGGCCACGGCCGATGCGTTGCGGCCGGACGCACTGATCATCGATTCCATCCAGACCATGGCCAGCCCGGATTTTTCCTCGGCCCCGGGCAGCGTCGGCCAGGTTCGGGAAGCGACCATGCGCCTCATGGTCATGGCCAAGCAGACCGGCGTTCCCGTTTTCCTCATCGGCCATGTCACCAAGGACGGCTCCATTGCCGGCCCCCGCACCATGGAACACATGGTGGACACGGTCCTCTATTTTGAAGGCGACAAGAACCAGGTCTTCCGGATTCTGCGGGCCGTCAAAAACCGCTTCGGCTCGACCAATGAAATTGGCGTCTTTGAGATGAAAACCGCCGGCCTGGATGAGGTAGCCAACCCCTCGGCCGTCTTCCTTTCCGAAAAGCCGGAAAACTCCCCGGGATCGGTGGTCTCCGCCAGCATGGAAGGCACCCGGCCCATCCTGGTGGAACTCCAGGCCCTGGCCAGCCGCTCCGGCCTGGGCATGCCCCGACGGACCATCCTGGGGCTGGACCAGAACCGGGTCGCCCTGCTGGTGGCGGTCATGGAGAAAAAGCTGGGCATGGAACTGATGGGCTACGACGTGTTCATGAACGTGGCCGGCGGCGTGAAAATCAGCGAACCGGCCGTTGACCTGGGCATTATCGCGGCGGTGGCCTCGAGCTTCCTTGACCGGCCCATCAAGCCCGGAACCGTGGTGCTGGGGGAAGTGGGCCTGACCGGCGAAGTACGGGCCATCAACCATATTGAAACCCGGGTGGCTGAAGTCAAAAAGATGGGATTTAACAGCTGCCTGCTGCCCTACAGCAATGTCAAACGCATGCACAATGAAAAGCAAATCACCATCACCGGGGTAAAAACCATATCGGACGCCATCGAGGCCCTGTTCTGA
- a CDS encoding RlmE family RNA methyltransferase, protein MSRNNNNPWSRPDFYARQAKKDHYPARSVYKLMEIQKKYKLLRKGDKVVDLGCAPGSWLLYAAEVVGDQGTVTGMDLTAVTIGLPPRASAHVMDMFELRSDDPLFSGKKADVVLSDMAPSTTGHTGTDAARSQDLAMAALTLAGEILRPGGNFVCKLFQGEDFKIFTDMVKKQFNRSAIFKPASCRKDSRETYIIGLGKKEPGNVRS, encoded by the coding sequence ATGAGCCGCAACAACAACAATCCCTGGAGCCGCCCCGACTTTTACGCCCGTCAGGCGAAAAAAGATCATTATCCGGCCCGCTCGGTATACAAGTTGATGGAAATACAAAAAAAATACAAGTTGCTCCGCAAGGGGGACAAAGTGGTCGATCTGGGCTGCGCCCCGGGTTCCTGGCTGCTGTACGCGGCCGAAGTGGTCGGGGACCAGGGAACGGTGACCGGTATGGACCTGACGGCCGTCACCATCGGTCTGCCACCGCGGGCATCCGCTCATGTCATGGACATGTTCGAGCTGCGGTCGGACGACCCGCTTTTCTCGGGCAAAAAGGCGGACGTGGTGTTAAGCGACATGGCGCCGTCCACCACTGGTCATACCGGCACCGACGCGGCCCGGTCCCAGGATCTGGCCATGGCCGCCCTGACCCTGGCCGGGGAGATTCTCAGGCCAGGGGGGAATTTCGTCTGTAAACTTTTTCAGGGAGAAGATTTTAAAATATTTACGGATATGGTAAAAAAACAATTCAACCGGTCTGCGATCTTCAAACCGGCCAGTTGCCGGAAAGACAGCCGGGAAACTTACATTATCGGATTAGGGAAAAAGGAGCCGGGCAATGTCAGGTCATAA
- a CDS encoding YebC/PmpR family DNA-binding transcriptional regulator: protein MSGHNKWSSIKHKKQAADAKRGQAFTKLIKEITAAARAGGGDINANARLRSAIAAAKMENMPKDNMDRAIKKGTGELDGVNYEELTYEGYGPGGAAIFLESLTDNKNRTVSDIRHIFSRHAGRLAENGSVAYLFKKKGYCEIDKATADEDKVMETAIEAGAEDVREAEGSFEVITAVADFEAVKQALTDAGITCSLAEITMLPQNTIDLGEKESEQMLKLLEALDDCDDVQKVYTNANLDESAGA from the coding sequence ATGTCAGGTCATAATAAATGGTCGTCCATCAAACACAAAAAACAGGCGGCGGACGCGAAACGGGGACAGGCGTTCACCAAGCTGATCAAGGAAATTACCGCGGCCGCCCGGGCGGGCGGCGGAGACATCAACGCCAACGCCAGGCTGCGCAGCGCCATCGCGGCCGCTAAAATGGAAAACATGCCCAAGGACAATATGGACCGGGCCATCAAAAAGGGAACCGGCGAGCTGGACGGCGTGAATTACGAAGAACTCACTTATGAAGGCTATGGCCCAGGCGGGGCGGCCATCTTTTTAGAATCCCTGACGGACAATAAGAACCGGACGGTCAGCGATATCCGCCATATTTTCAGCCGCCATGCCGGCCGGCTGGCGGAGAACGGCAGTGTTGCCTATCTGTTCAAGAAAAAGGGGTATTGTGAAATCGACAAGGCCACGGCCGATGAAGACAAAGTGATGGAAACGGCCATTGAAGCCGGCGCCGAGGATGTCCGGGAGGCGGAAGGCAGTTTTGAGGTCATTACGGCGGTGGCTGATTTTGAAGCCGTGAAGCAGGCCCTGACCGACGCGGGCATCACCTGCTCTCTGGCCGAAATCACCATGCTGCCGCAGAATACCATCGACCTGGGCGAGAAGGAGTCGGAGCAGATGTTAAAGCTCCTGGAAGCGCTGGACGACTGCGACGACGTTCAGAAGGTTTATACCAACGCTAACCTGGATGAAAGCGCCGGCGCCTAA
- the nadA gene encoding quinolinate synthase NadA, with amino-acid sequence MIEALKKKRNAIILAHNYQPPEIQDLADLCGDSLELSIRASATDAEVIVFCGVHFMAETASIVCPDKTILFPAPDAGCPMADMVTVPALRAKIKELGDMPVVTYVNSSAAVKAMSTVCCTSANVVKVVNSLDEAELLMTPDRNLASYAASLTDKTIHLWDGCCPIHDALRATDVLSAKKRHPDAVVMAHPECRGEVLDLADAVLSTSGMLRYAQDSEADQFLVATENGLMHALRKACPEKTFYPVSEKMICPDMKRITPQMIVDCLENMGPEVKVPADIQERALDAVQRMLALR; translated from the coding sequence TTGATCGAAGCGCTCAAAAAAAAACGCAACGCCATCATTCTGGCGCATAACTACCAGCCGCCGGAAATTCAGGACCTGGCCGATCTGTGCGGCGACTCGCTGGAGCTGTCCATTCGGGCTTCGGCCACCGATGCCGAGGTGATTGTCTTCTGCGGCGTACATTTCATGGCCGAAACCGCCTCCATTGTCTGCCCGGACAAGACCATCCTCTTCCCGGCGCCGGACGCGGGCTGCCCCATGGCCGACATGGTCACGGTTCCGGCCCTGCGGGCGAAAATAAAGGAACTGGGGGACATGCCGGTAGTGACCTACGTGAACTCGTCGGCCGCGGTCAAGGCCATGTCCACCGTCTGCTGCACCTCGGCCAATGTCGTCAAGGTGGTCAACAGCCTGGACGAGGCGGAACTGCTGATGACGCCGGATCGGAACCTGGCGTCTTACGCCGCCTCCCTGACCGACAAGACAATTCATCTCTGGGACGGCTGTTGCCCCATCCATGATGCCCTGCGGGCAACGGATGTCCTCTCGGCCAAAAAGCGGCACCCGGACGCGGTGGTCATGGCCCATCCGGAATGCCGCGGCGAGGTGCTGGACCTGGCCGACGCGGTGCTGAGCACCTCCGGCATGCTGCGATATGCTCAAGACTCGGAAGCCGATCAGTTTCTGGTGGCCACCGAAAACGGCCTGATGCACGCCCTGCGGAAAGCCTGCCCGGAAAAGACGTTTTATCCGGTTTCGGAAAAAATGATCTGCCCGGACATGAAGCGCATCACCCCGCAAATGATCGTCGACTGCCTTGAAAACATGGGCCCTGAAGTCAAGGTGCCGGCCGACATCCAGGAGCGGGCCCTTGACGCGGTCCAGCGGATGCTGGCGTTGCGGTAG
- the lolA gene encoding outer membrane lipoprotein chaperone LolA, protein MKKVAVTCFWLSVCLTAVWSWADPAPSTPASAADLLKQIQSTYASGSFSARFEQVSTLKAMDITDTAAGKAFFKDPGMMRWEYITPDPQQIITDGKKLWIYKPLENQVMTGDTPALFDDGQGVNFLAALNTISEKNQVTIDSNRTNEGFYALKLVPNKKTGDLAAIYFYVSRQSGLVEEIETMNTYEDTTRIIFSDIRLGEPLGNALFIFEPPANADVLLLDPKN, encoded by the coding sequence TTGAAAAAAGTCGCGGTTACCTGTTTCTGGCTGTCAGTCTGCCTGACGGCCGTCTGGTCCTGGGCCGACCCGGCCCCTTCGACGCCGGCTTCGGCCGCGGATCTGCTGAAGCAGATTCAGTCTACCTATGCCAGCGGCAGTTTTTCCGCCCGTTTCGAACAGGTGTCCACGCTCAAGGCAATGGACATAACCGACACGGCTGCCGGCAAGGCCTTTTTCAAGGATCCGGGAATGATGCGCTGGGAGTATATCACCCCCGACCCCCAGCAGATCATTACCGACGGGAAAAAGCTCTGGATCTACAAGCCGCTTGAAAATCAGGTCATGACCGGTGATACTCCGGCCCTGTTCGACGATGGTCAGGGCGTCAATTTTCTGGCGGCGTTGAACACCATCAGCGAAAAAAATCAGGTGACCATCGACTCGAACCGGACCAACGAAGGCTTTTATGCCTTGAAGCTGGTGCCCAACAAGAAAACAGGTGACCTGGCGGCGATTTACTTCTATGTTTCCCGGCAGAGCGGTCTGGTCGAGGAAATAGAAACCATGAATACTTATGAAGACACCACCCGGATTATTTTTTCAGACATCCGCCTGGGAGAACCCCTGGGAAACGCCCTGTTTATCTTTGAACCCCCGGCCAACGCCGATGTCCTGCTGCTGGATCCGAAGAATTGA
- a CDS encoding PilZ domain-containing protein — protein MLLKRVCRREPGLPVPEKMYSQMEKELQRRAHPRFSCAVPIVVVRDSPRRLSSALMLNYSEGGVYFELSSPLDTGSYVMVKTDDDPLLDSGGFGPARQCRAEVRWCLEIEIGGARRYGCGVQFINHQSQS, from the coding sequence ATGCTGCTCAAACGTGTTTGTCGTCGGGAACCGGGCTTGCCGGTTCCGGAAAAGATGTATAGTCAGATGGAAAAAGAATTGCAGCGGCGGGCGCATCCCAGGTTTTCATGCGCGGTACCCATTGTTGTCGTCAGGGACAGTCCCCGGAGACTCTCGTCCGCCCTGATGCTCAATTACAGCGAGGGCGGGGTGTATTTTGAATTGTCATCACCCCTGGACACCGGATCGTATGTCATGGTGAAAACCGATGATGATCCGTTGTTAGACTCAGGCGGTTTCGGCCCTGCCAGACAGTGCCGGGCGGAAGTCCGCTGGTGCCTGGAAATAGAAATCGGCGGAGCCAGACGATACGGCTGCGGTGTACAGTTTATCAATCACCAGAGCCAATCCTGA
- a CDS encoding ferredoxin, which yields MKARITSQCMGDRNCNKLCPEVFQYDEDQLLSVVQFGVIPEKYEDLVRQAASECGAQAIEIEE from the coding sequence ATGAAAGCACGCATCACCAGCCAATGCATGGGAGACCGTAACTGCAACAAGTTGTGCCCGGAAGTTTTTCAGTATGATGAGGACCAGCTTCTGTCCGTGGTTCAATTCGGTGTCATCCCTGAAAAATATGAAGACCTGGTTCGCCAGGCGGCCAGTGAATGCGGGGCTCAGGCCATCGAAATCGAAGAATAA
- the rbr gene encoding rubrerythrin, translating into MGKFRDSRTARNLMLSFAGESQARNRYTYFSRRALEEGYVQIADIFRETADQECEHALRFFKFFNGGEMEITGSFPSGVIADTYANLTAAADGERFEHTRLYPDFAQTARDEGFERAAETWEAIIVSERQHEKRYRELAANLLAGKTFARERETVWRCRNCGYLHTGTRPPDKCPACVMPRGYFELLAENW; encoded by the coding sequence ATGGGAAAATTCCGTGACAGCCGGACCGCCCGCAATCTAATGCTATCCTTTGCCGGCGAATCCCAGGCCCGCAACCGCTACACGTATTTCTCCCGCCGGGCCCTGGAGGAAGGTTATGTGCAGATCGCCGACATTTTCCGGGAAACGGCCGACCAGGAGTGCGAACATGCCCTGCGCTTTTTCAAGTTTTTCAACGGCGGGGAGATGGAAATCACCGGCAGTTTCCCCAGTGGCGTGATCGCGGACACTTACGCGAATCTGACCGCCGCCGCCGACGGCGAGCGCTTTGAACACACCCGTCTTTATCCTGATTTTGCACAGACGGCCCGGGACGAAGGGTTTGAGCGGGCGGCCGAAACATGGGAGGCCATCATCGTTTCCGAGCGGCAGCATGAAAAGCGATACCGGGAACTGGCGGCCAACCTTTTGGCGGGAAAGACGTTTGCCCGGGAGAGGGAAACGGTGTGGCGCTGCCGGAACTGTGGTTACCTGCACACCGGTACCCGGCCCCCGGACAAATGCCCCGCTTGCGTCATGCCCCGCGGTTATTTTGAACTGCTGGCTGAAAACTGGTAG
- a CDS encoding transglutaminase family protein, which yields MRGLWAAAVVCLALFLGLFGFRLGLFSGMVNRKPVTVTGQTLPDRETWMKILQNDSKIGYSHSIFSNREDHYSLAETLFLQVGIMGLTHRVNLHTEAILNRDLTLRSFDSRLRSGPFEFSATGRVEDKTLVVTAVAEGKPSEIRLPLSSAPYLSAGLAYAVCNSGMAPKDTLSVPLFDPSSMAVVPIRVTVEEKEDIVIMGMKQAATRLLIEFKGARQQVWISENGEVLRESGLMGLVLEKTDKHLALERIEGGRGDLTEMLAITSNVTFDAPEKLEMLKVKIEGIDTASLALAGGRQALSGQELTVTSEDLVEQVRAEEPEKNLEDFLQPDALIQSDDPAIRQLAAEIVAPGGSPREQAERLMRWVYENIDKKPVVSMPNALSTLTHRQGDCNEHAMLLAALARAAGIPAQVETGLVYLKGKFFYHAWNRLYAGRWITADATFGQMPADVTHIRLAGGRLDQQLDLIPVIGNIRLTVIDYKPTR from the coding sequence ATGCGGGGTTTGTGGGCCGCCGCGGTGGTATGCCTGGCGCTGTTTCTGGGGCTTTTCGGTTTTCGCCTGGGGTTGTTTTCCGGAATGGTTAACCGGAAACCCGTGACTGTAACCGGCCAGACGCTTCCGGACCGGGAAACATGGATGAAAATCCTGCAGAATGACAGCAAAATCGGTTATTCCCACTCCATTTTCAGCAATCGGGAAGATCACTATAGCCTCGCCGAGACCTTGTTTTTGCAGGTCGGGATCATGGGACTGACGCACCGGGTCAATCTTCACACGGAGGCCATTCTCAACCGGGATTTGACCCTGCGCTCTTTTGACAGCCGGCTGCGATCCGGGCCGTTTGAATTTTCAGCCACGGGCCGGGTCGAGGATAAGACGCTGGTGGTGACGGCCGTGGCGGAAGGGAAGCCCAGTGAAATCCGCCTGCCGCTGTCGTCCGCTCCCTATCTGTCCGCCGGACTGGCCTACGCCGTCTGCAATTCGGGCATGGCCCCGAAAGACACCCTGTCGGTGCCTCTCTTCGATCCTTCCAGCATGGCGGTTGTGCCCATCCGGGTAACGGTTGAGGAAAAGGAAGATATCGTCATTATGGGCATGAAGCAGGCGGCCACCCGCCTGCTGATTGAGTTCAAGGGAGCCCGGCAGCAGGTCTGGATCAGTGAAAACGGTGAGGTGCTGCGGGAGAGCGGATTGATGGGGCTGGTTCTGGAAAAGACCGACAAGCATCTGGCCCTGGAAAGAATTGAAGGCGGCCGGGGCGACCTGACGGAGATGCTGGCCATCACATCCAATGTCACCTTTGACGCGCCGGAAAAACTGGAAATGCTGAAGGTGAAAATTGAAGGCATCGATACCGCCTCCCTGGCCCTGGCCGGGGGCCGGCAAGCCCTGTCCGGTCAGGAGTTGACCGTTACCAGCGAGGACCTTGTGGAACAGGTCCGGGCGGAAGAGCCGGAAAAGAATCTGGAAGATTTCCTTCAGCCCGACGCGCTGATTCAGTCCGACGATCCCGCCATCCGTCAACTGGCTGCTGAAATTGTAGCTCCGGGTGGGTCGCCCCGGGAGCAGGCGGAGCGACTGATGCGGTGGGTATACGAAAATATCGACAAGAAACCGGTCGTATCCATGCCCAATGCCCTGTCGACGTTAACGCACCGGCAGGGGGACTGCAATGAGCACGCCATGCTGCTGGCGGCCCTGGCCCGAGCCGCGGGGATACCCGCCCAGGTGGAAACCGGTCTGGTGTACCTGAAGGGAAAATTCTTTTATCACGCCTGGAATCGCCTTTACGCCGGACGGTGGATAACCGCCGACGCCACCTTCGGCCAGATGCCGGCGGACGTGACCCATATCCGGCTGGCCGGCGGCCGGCTGGACCAGCAACTTGACCTGATTCCCGTGATCGGTAATATCCGGCTGACGGTTATCGACTACAAGCCGACGCGATAG
- the mutL gene encoding DNA mismatch repair endonuclease MutL encodes MSVIRVLPESISNKIAAGEVVERPASVIKELVENAIDAGGTHISVQVERGGLSLIRVSDNGTGMSRDDALLCLERHATSKLTDETDLFSIGTLGFRGEAIPSIASVSNFLLVTRDAASEAATEITISGGNLRNVRDVGAPVGTMVEVRQLFFNVPARRKFVKSAETEMGHIADMMTTFALCRHDIHFRLSHNEKSLKNWPATARPLDRIADALGRDTRDSLYALNFSSGAITVSGWIAAPHITRRSAQRIYLFVNGRMVRDRGLQYALFEGYRGRLVKGTYPVAVISITIPFDRVDVNVHPTKSEVRFADPKRVYESLKTAVEQVWRAEPVLPWEKGADDAFSPRETEPPIVAERPQVYSVSGRPFPEDRPRPAQGTLPLPEANHRDRTPVQVRAPVVPDRTGEAGRALFFSGLTVLGQFRQTYLVCESEGEFFLIDQHAAHERVVFEKLKKRAEARQPVSQGLLVPETVELTHREAAVMESMLPACEAFGLVLERFGQNTFVVKAIPEPIADTDAVQLVQELAGKMAELGLAPELQVARDEVLAVMACHGAVRAGRRMNEQEMRALLNQMDACDNPWHCPHGRPTIIGWSVREIEKLFKRIV; translated from the coding sequence ATGTCCGTCATCAGGGTACTGCCGGAAAGCATTTCCAATAAAATCGCCGCCGGAGAGGTGGTGGAGCGGCCGGCGTCGGTCATCAAGGAACTGGTCGAAAACGCCATTGACGCCGGCGGCACGCATATCTCCGTGCAGGTGGAACGGGGGGGGCTGTCCCTCATCCGGGTATCGGATAACGGCACCGGCATGTCCCGGGACGATGCGCTATTATGCCTGGAGCGTCACGCCACCAGCAAGCTGACGGACGAAACGGATCTGTTTTCCATCGGCACCCTGGGGTTTCGCGGCGAGGCCATCCCCAGCATTGCCTCCGTGTCCAACTTTCTTCTGGTCACGCGGGACGCTGCTTCGGAAGCGGCCACGGAAATCACCATTTCCGGGGGAAACCTCAGAAATGTCAGGGACGTGGGCGCGCCGGTGGGCACCATGGTGGAGGTCCGGCAGCTGTTCTTCAACGTCCCCGCGCGCCGCAAGTTCGTGAAATCGGCCGAAACCGAGATGGGGCATATCGCCGATATGATGACCACCTTCGCTCTGTGTCGCCACGATATCCACTTTCGGCTTTCCCATAATGAAAAATCCTTAAAAAACTGGCCGGCCACCGCCCGCCCTCTGGACAGAATCGCGGACGCCCTGGGACGGGACACCCGGGACAGCCTTTATGCGTTGAATTTCTCAAGCGGCGCGATCACCGTTTCCGGATGGATCGCCGCACCCCACATCACCCGGCGTTCGGCCCAGCGAATCTATCTGTTTGTAAACGGCCGGATGGTCAGGGACCGCGGACTGCAATACGCTCTGTTTGAGGGGTACCGGGGACGTCTGGTCAAAGGAACCTATCCGGTGGCTGTAATTTCCATCACTATTCCCTTTGACCGCGTTGACGTCAATGTTCATCCGACCAAAAGTGAAGTGCGCTTCGCGGACCCCAAACGGGTTTACGAAAGCTTGAAAACCGCCGTTGAACAGGTGTGGCGGGCGGAACCGGTCCTGCCCTGGGAAAAAGGCGCCGATGATGCCTTTTCTCCCCGAGAGACCGAACCACCGATTGTCGCGGAACGCCCGCAGGTCTATTCCGTATCCGGCCGGCCTTTTCCTGAAGACCGGCCCCGACCGGCCCAGGGGACCTTACCGCTTCCGGAGGCAAATCACCGGGACCGGACGCCCGTTCAGGTCCGGGCGCCGGTGGTTCCGGACCGGACCGGCGAAGCCGGCCGGGCGCTCTTTTTTTCCGGGCTGACGGTTCTGGGGCAGTTCCGGCAGACCTACCTGGTGTGCGAATCGGAAGGCGAATTTTTTCTGATTGATCAGCATGCCGCCCATGAACGGGTGGTGTTCGAAAAACTCAAAAAACGCGCCGAAGCCCGCCAGCCGGTAAGCCAGGGGCTGCTGGTGCCGGAAACGGTGGAACTGACCCACCGGGAGGCGGCCGTCATGGAATCCATGCTGCCCGCCTGCGAGGCTTTCGGTCTGGTGCTGGAACGGTTCGGGCAGAACACTTTTGTCGTCAAGGCAATTCCCGAACCCATCGCCGACACCGACGCTGTTCAACTGGTGCAGGAGCTGGCCGGGAAAATGGCCGAGCTGGGCCTGGCGCCGGAGTTGCAAGTTGCCCGGGATGAGGTTCTGGCGGTAATGGCCTGCCACGGCGCTGTCCGGGCCGGCCGGCGGATGAATGAGCAGGAGATGCGCGCCCTCCTGAACCAGATGGATGCCTGTGACAACCCCTGGCACTGCCCCCACGGCCGGCCGACCATTATCGGCTGGTCGGTGCGGGAGATAGAAAAACTTTTCAAGCGGATTGTCTGA